The following are from one region of the Arcobacter defluvii genome:
- a CDS encoding ABC transporter substrate-binding protein: MFKILLLIFSFYLYSNAVIFEDMFKEKSEIKDDIKKIYASNPVLLYSLYAVDKSKIAGLNFPFNENEAKFLDEKTKNLPVLGGWFGQGKTPNSEMILQINPDVILLTDNTKKLGDEKIKASLGGAKNIPLIYLKSNSLEELVDSFSYIGKLTNNEKRAKELENYGKDSLNLAKEVSQKASKKPKVYYAEGKNGLETECNTSIHSELINLAGGKNVHQCETTNLFGKQAINFEQVLAYNPEIILVYDKEFYQKIYKDSNWKHIDAVKNRRVYFLPFGPFSWFDRPPSFMKLLGLRWLLSVFHPEVYKLDINKEAKEFYSLFLGIDLSDEQLNEIIGKNLE, from the coding sequence ATGTTTAAAATCTTACTTTTAATATTTAGTTTTTATCTATATAGTAATGCCGTTATTTTTGAAGATATGTTTAAAGAAAAAAGTGAAATAAAAGATGATATAAAAAAGATTTATGCTTCAAATCCTGTACTTTTATACTCTTTGTATGCTGTGGATAAAAGTAAAATTGCTGGATTAAATTTTCCATTTAATGAAAATGAAGCTAAATTTTTAGATGAAAAAACGAAAAATCTTCCAGTTCTTGGTGGTTGGTTTGGGCAAGGAAAAACTCCAAATAGTGAAATGATTTTACAAATAAATCCTGATGTAATTTTATTGACAGATAATACAAAAAAACTAGGAGATGAAAAAATAAAAGCCTCTTTAGGTGGAGCTAAAAATATCCCTCTAATTTATCTAAAATCAAATAGTTTAGAGGAATTAGTAGATTCTTTTTCATATATTGGAAAATTAACAAATAATGAGAAAAGAGCCAAAGAGTTAGAAAATTATGGGAAAGATAGTTTAAATTTAGCAAAAGAAGTTTCACAAAAAGCTTCTAAAAAACCTAAAGTTTATTATGCTGAGGGGAAAAATGGACTTGAAACAGAATGTAACACTTCAATTCATTCTGAACTTATAAATTTAGCTGGTGGAAAGAATGTTCATCAATGTGAAACAACAAACCTTTTTGGAAAACAAGCTATAAATTTTGAACAAGTTTTAGCATACAATCCTGAAATTATTTTGGTTTACGATAAAGAGTTTTATCAAAAAATCTATAAAGATTCCAATTGGAAACATATAGATGCAGTGAAAAATAGAAGAGTATATTTTTTACCTTTTGGTCCTTTTAGTTGGTTTGATAGACCTCCATCATTTATGAAATTATTAGGTTTAAGATGGTTACTTTCTGTTTTTCATCCTGAAGTTTATA